Genomic window (Pseudomonas azadiae):
TTATCTGCTCCTGGGCGCGGCCCTTGGCACGGTAGGCGGCCTGTTCGGCATTGGTGGCGGGCTGATTGCGATACCCGTACTGGGCGTGTTGTTTGGCCTGGATCAACAATTGGCCCAAGGCACGGCGCTGGTGATGGTGGTGCCCAACGTGATGCTGGCGTTGTGGCGCTATCACCAGCGCAACCGTATCGAACTGCGCCATGCGTTGCCCTTGGGCGTCATGGGGTTCGTGTTCGCCTGGCTCGGCTCGATCTGGGCGGTAGGCCTGGACGCGGGCGCCATGCGCATCGGCTTTATCGCCTTCCTGCTGGCGCTTGGCGCCTACAACCTGCTGCGCATGTTCACGCGCAATGCGCCGCCGACCGCGCAGATGCGTTATTCCTGGCCGTGGCTTGGGGTGCTCGGTGCTGCTTCGGGGTCCATGGGCGGTTTGTTCGGTGTTGGCGGGGCGGTGGTGGCGACGCCGGTGCTCACCAGCCTGTTCGGCACCACTCAGGTGGTGGCCCAGGGTTTGTCCTTGGCCCTCGCACTGCCCAGCACGGGCGTGACTTTGGTCACCTACGCCTGGCACCAGGAAGTGGACTGGCTGATCGGCGTGCCGTTGGCCGTCGGCGGTCTGCTCAGTATCAGTTGGGGGGTGAAGGTTGCCCATGCGCTGCCGGAGCGCGTATTGCGCGGCCTGTTCTGCGGCTTTCTGGCGGTGTGCGCGGTGATGCTGACCTTTAAAGTTTGAAACCTTCGAGAATGTACTCGGCCAGGCATTCGGTGATGGGCGAGCTCATCGCCGGGTTGCGCAGCAGTCGAAGATTCATCGACGGCAGGGGCGGAAAGCCGTCTTCGGGGCCCAGTACGCGCAGGTCTTCGGTCACCAGGCTTTCCATGCTGGCCATCACCGCCAGGCCGGAACTCACCACGGCCTGGATCGCCGCCACGTTGGAGCTGTGGTAGGCAAGCCGGTACTCGCGCCCGGCCGCGTCCAGCGCCGCGCAGGTCCACTGGGTACAAAAAGCGTCGACGCCGGAAACCGCCAGCGGCAGGGCCTCGTGTTCGTCCGCGCAAAAACACGGAGATGCCACCCACACCAAGGGCTCGGTGCGCAGCAACTCGCCGATCTCATTGCCGGGCTCGCGGCTGATGACGGTCAGCGCCAGGTCCCGACGTTGCATCAGCACCGTCGAGGCCTCGCAGTGCATTTCGATCTGGATCAGCGGATACGCCTGGGAGAACCGCTTGAGAATCCCCGGCAGGAAGCGCATCACGTAGTCGTCCGGCGTGCCGATACGCACCAACCCGACCATGTGCGGTTCGCGCAGGGTGTTGAACACCTCGCTGTGCAGTTTCAGGATGCGGCGCGCGTACCCCAGCAATACCTGGCCTTCGGGGGTCAGCCGCACTTGCCGCCCATCACGCTCGAACAACTTGCGCTGCAACACGT
Coding sequences:
- a CDS encoding sulfite exporter TauE/SafE family protein; the protein is MLDLMIYLLLGAALGTVGGLFGIGGGLIAIPVLGVLFGLDQQLAQGTALVMVVPNVMLALWRYHQRNRIELRHALPLGVMGFVFAWLGSIWAVGLDAGAMRIGFIAFLLALGAYNLLRMFTRNAPPTAQMRYSWPWLGVLGAASGSMGGLFGVGGAVVATPVLTSLFGTTQVVAQGLSLALALPSTGVTLVTYAWHQEVDWLIGVPLAVGGLLSISWGVKVAHALPERVLRGLFCGFLAVCAVMLTFKV
- a CDS encoding LysR family transcriptional regulator, whose translation is MQYISEIDQLPGYPSIDTEVLRTFVAIADQGGFTRAGEVVNRTQSAVSMQMKRLEEDVLQRKLFERDGRQVRLTPEGQVLLGYARRILKLHSEVFNTLREPHMVGLVRIGTPDDYVMRFLPGILKRFSQAYPLIQIEMHCEASTVLMQRRDLALTVISREPGNEIGELLRTEPLVWVASPCFCADEHEALPLAVSGVDAFCTQWTCAALDAAGREYRLAYHSSNVAAIQAVVSSGLAVMASMESLVTEDLRVLGPEDGFPPLPSMNLRLLRNPAMSSPITECLAEYILEGFKL